In Helianthus annuus cultivar XRQ/B chromosome 3, HanXRQr2.0-SUNRISE, whole genome shotgun sequence, a single window of DNA contains:
- the LOC110927540 gene encoding uncharacterized protein LOC110927540, translating into MDPSWRASQFPFSGFQQTPNAFSQMSQLQQVQQYQALQQIMQRNTFEQLQSQSQPPVQLEDDDEEVVPESPPQELTRKKKKGKGKMVEPETAQKPRAKARQWTKVEEEALAMVFTKASNCPIVGNNQTGSSFWKKATDRFNAIMEHGEARDVESVSGKWRKMSKVINNFNAIYNQIYLNPPSGSNEEDILNLAIAKWDSQNPTPFPHFRAWRVVRKEQKWKPVPNEVATAKRTKTSESGSYSAGGSTARCQIDINDDPEDDEDALPIHESERPTGRDKAKKEAAGKRKVSGSSGGGGSSGGRGEKASSKMDDLINEFRSFKEFATEKYSHKKTVSSDYARAEDFRIMRLDLDSVPEDEREVYRRMKEEVKKKWTS; encoded by the exons ATGGATCCTTCGTGGCGGGCTTCGCAATTTCcgttttcgggtttccaacaaaCACCCAACGCCTTTTCACAAATGTCTCAACTACAACAAGTTCAACAATATCAAGCGCTCCAACAAATCATGCAACGCAACACGTTTGAACAACTACAATCCCAATCGCAACCCCCGGTTCaacttgaagatgatgatgaagaagtcgtCCCCGAATCACCACCGCAAGAGCTCACGCGCAAaaaaaagaaagggaagggaAAGATGGTTGAACCCGAAACCGCGCAAAAACCGAGAGCAAAGGCGAGGCAATGGACGAAAGTAGAAGAGGAGGCGCTAGCTATGGTGTTTACTAAGGCCTCTAATTGCCCGATAGtcg gaaacaaccaaaCGGGTAGTAGTTTTTGGAAGAAGGCAACGGATAGGTTTAACGCGATTATGGAGCATGGGGAGGCTCGTGATGTCGAATCCGTCTCGGGCAAGTGGCGTAAAATGAGCAAGGTCATCAACAACTTTAACGCGATTTATAACCAAATTTACCTTAATCCTCCAAGCGGGAGTAACGAGGAAGATATTCTTAACCTTGCTATCGCCAAGTGGGACTCCCAAAATCCAACGCCTTTCCCGCACTTCCGAGCATGGAGGGTTGTAAGGAAAGAACAAAAATGGAAGCCGGTTCCAAATGAGGTCGCAACGGCCAAACGCACTAAAACTTCCGAGTCCGGAAGCTATAGTGCGGGAGGCTCCACCGCTCGATGTCAAATTGACATAAACGACGACCCGGAAGATGACGAGGATGCGTTGCCCATTCACGAGTCGGAACGTCCCACCGGGAGGGACAAAGCAAAAAAAGAAGCGGCCGGAAAGCGTAAAGTGTCCGGCTCGAGTGGAGGTGGCGGCTCGAGTGGAGGTAGAGGCGAGAAGGCGTCGTCAAAAATGGACGACTTGATAAACGAATTCCGTTCGTTCAAAGAGTTCGCGACCGAAAAGTATAGTCACAAGAAAACCGTGTCGTCCGACTATGCTCGAGCGGAAGATTTTAGGATTA